In Lonchura striata isolate bLonStr1 chromosome 2, bLonStr1.mat, whole genome shotgun sequence, a single genomic region encodes these proteins:
- the LOC110479378 gene encoding lysozyme g — protein MIPALLLLGLSALVAPSMSYSCYGDISALQAPTISCTPVRASDCGYAMIRRTAEADLIRLRRYEIPIKRVARNLCLDPALIGAIMSQESRVGLLLDNGWDQGRQKYGLMQISRQQLQPYVAWDSEEHINQCSNILVLSINEVRARHPTWTWDRQLRGGICTYHARMGNLQVYEEDPCSSDYNYVNSVIRRAQYFKRNGF, from the exons atgATCCCTGCACTGCTGTTGCTGGGTCTTTCAGCCCTTGTTG CTCCATCCATGAGCTACAGTTGCTATGGTGATATAAGTGCTCTTCAAGCCCCCACGATCTCCTGTACACCTGTAAGAGCCTCTGATTGTG GATATGCCATGATACGGAGGACTGCTGAGGCAGACCTCATACGCCTGAGGAGATACGAGATCCCAATTAAGAGAGTAGCCAGAAACCTCTGCTTGGACCCAGCACTCATCGGAGCCATCATGTCCCAGGAGAGCCGTGTCGGCCTGCTCCTGGACAACGGCTGGGACCAGGGACGCCAGAAGTACGGCCTGATGCAG ATCAGCAGGCAGCAACTGCAACCTTATGTGGCGTGGGATAGTGAAGAACACATAAATCAATGCTCAAATATCCTGGTTCTTTCCATTAATGAAGTACGGGCAAGACATCCCACCTGGACCTGGGACCGGCAGCTGAGAG GGGGAATCTGCACCTACCATGCAAGAATGGGCAACCTCCAGGTCTACGAGGAGGACCCATGCAGCAGCGACTACAACTACGTCAACAGCGTGATTAGGCGAGCCCAGTACTTTAAGAGAAATGGGTTCTAG
- the LOC144248906 gene encoding LOW QUALITY PROTEIN: lysozyme g-like (The sequence of the model RefSeq protein was modified relative to this genomic sequence to represent the inferred CDS: inserted 1 base in 1 codon): MEKYQAKMAKAGNGEDLAQAVIDCWYYLSRAGTAMKDSLGDHVNAFGLMQYHKAGEPWDTEEHLAQDTEILYRMLNXRKKSPSWTKEQLNGLLAYNAGVNTVQTDDKMDIGKTHNYANDVDVRARFYKKNGY, translated from the exons ATGGAGAAATACCAGGCCAAGATGGCAAAAGCTGGCAATGGTGAGGATCTTGCTCAAGCTGTGATTGATTGCTGGTATTACCTTTCAAGGGCTGGGACAGCAATGAAGGACAGCCTGGGTGACCATGTGAATGCATTTGGCTTAATGCAG TACCATAAGGCTGGCGAGCCATGGGACACTGAAGAGCACTTAGCACAAGACACAGAGATTTTATACAGGATGCTAA CTAGAAAGAAATCTCCATCTTGGACAAAGGAACAGTTGA ATGGGCTCTTAGCCTATAATGCAGGAGTTAACACTGTCCAGACTGATGACAAAATGGATATTGGCAAAACACACAACTATGCCAATGATGTGGATGTAAGAGCCAGGTTTTATAAGAAAAATGGATATTGA